Genomic window (Pseudomonas hydrolytica):
CAGCAGCAGGCCGGCGCCCCAGGCGAGCACCAGCATCACCCGTCCGGCGCGGCGGCCAGGTGCCTGTTCGCTCACGGCCGGCGGCTCCAGCCGCCCTTGGGCGCGGCGAGGCGCCAGACCAGGGGGCGTGATTCACCGTCGGCGCGGGTCTGGCCGCCGTTGTCGACGCCGATCCAGGCGCCGTCCTTGTCGATCCACAGGGCTTCGGCCATGCCGTAGGTCCGCGCATAACGGCGCTGTTCGGCCAGCGCCTCGCCGGCGAACGACCAGCAGATGTCCATCTCACCGTCGCCCAGGGTGCGCCGGCAGATGCGGTGGGCCTGGCGCTCGAGGGTGAAGAGTTTCTCGCCGAAATAGGCCAGGCCGGAGAAATCGCGCGGCGCCATATGGCCGCCCAGGGCCTCGGGAGAGGCTTCCTCGCCGCTTTCGCTGGTCAGCACGCAACCACCGGTGCAGCGCCAGCCGCTACCGCGGCGATGCATGACGGTAAGGCCGCGGCGGCGCTGCTCGGCGGCCAGCCACAGGCGCTCGCCGGCCGGGTCGATGGCGATGCCCTCGAAGCCCTGGTTGAAGTGCAGCAGCATGCCGCTGGCACGTGCCTGACGCACCAGGCCGCTGGGCAGGTTGAGCCACTGGGCGTTGCCGTTGCTGCTCACCTGCAGCACGGCGGCGCGGGTTTCGCTGACCAGATAGCGGTTGCCCTGGGCATCGCAGGACAGGCCCTCGAAATCCAGCTTGCCGCCGCGCACCAGGCCGGCTGCCCAGTTGCGCATGCGCAGGCCCCAGGGCAGGGCGCTTTCCGGTGGCTCGGGGGCGACGAACGTCTCCGCCTCGGCGCGCAGCAGGCTGCCGTCCAGCTGCAGCTGGTACAGGCGGTCGTCATCGCGGTCGGACACCGCCCACATGATCTCGCCGCACAGGGCCAGGCCGGACAGGTTGCCGCCGTTGATCCCTTCTACCGGGTATTCGGCCTGCAGCTTGAGCTCCTCCAGCACCACTGGCTCGGCGTGGACCACGCCGGCCAACAGACCGAGTGCAAGGAAAAGACTGCGCATCAGGCCAGTACCTCGGCCAGGTTGCCTTTGGTTTCCAGCCAGCTCTTGCGGTCGCCGGCGCGTTTTTTCGCCAGCAGCATGTCCATCACTTCGCGGGTGCCCTCGAAGTCGTCGAGGGTCAGCTGCACCAGCCGGCGGGTGTTCGGGTCCATGGTGGTTTCGCGCAGTTGCGGCGGGTTCATCTCGCCGAGGCCCTTGAAGCGGGTTACCTGCGGCTTGCCGCGGCGCTTTTCGGCCACCAGGCGGTCGAGGATGCCGTCGCGCTCGGCGTCGTCCAGGGCATAGAAGATCTCCTTGCCCTGGTCGATGCGGTACAGCGGCGGCATGGCCACGTAGACGTGGCCGGCATCCACCAGCGGGCGGAAGTGACGGACGAACAGGGCGCAGAGCAGGGTGGCGATGTGCAGGCCGTCGGAGTCGGCGTCGGCGAGGATGCAGATCTTGCCGTAGCGCAGCCCGGAGAGGTCGCTGGAGCCCGGATCGATGCCGATGGCCACGGCGATGTCGTGCACCTCTTGCGAGGCCAGTACCTCGCTGCCGTCGACTTCCCAGGTGTTCAGGATCTTGCCGCGCAGCGGCATGATGGCCTGGAACTCCTTGTCGCGCGCCTGCTTGGCGCTGCCGCCGGCCGAGTCGCCCTCGACCAGGAACAGCTCGCAGCGCAGCGGGTTCTGCCCCGCGCAGTCGGCCAGCTTGCCGGGCAGCGCCGGGCCCTGGGTGATCTTCTTGCGCTCGACCTTCTTGCCCGCCTTGAGACGGCGACCGGCGTTGCTGATGGCCAGCTCGGCCAGGGCCAGGCCGGTTTCCGGGTGGGCGTTGAGCCACAGGCTGAAGGCGTCTTTAACGACTCCGGAGACGAAGGCGGCCGCCTCGCGCGAGGACAGGCGCTCCTTGGTCTGCCCGGAGAACTGGGCGTCCTGCATCTTCATCGAGAGGACGAAGGCGATGCGCTCCCAGACGTCTTCCGGGGCCAGCTTCACGCCGCGCGGCAGCAGGTTGCGGAACTCGCAGAATTCGCGCATGGCATCGAGCAGGCCCTGGCGCAGGCCGTTGACGTGGGTGCCGCCCTGGGCGGTGGGGATCAGGTTGACGTAGCTTTCCTGCACCGCATCGCCGCCTTCGGGCAGCCACAGCAGGGCCCAGTCGACCGCTTCCTTGTTGCCGGCCAGGCTGCCGACGAAGGGTTCGGCGGGCAGGCGCTCGAACTCGCTGACGGCATCGACCAGGTAGGAACGCAGGCCGTCCTCGTAATGCCATTCGACCTTCTCGCCGGCGGCCTTGTCCTCGAAGGTGACGCTCAGCCCCGGGCACAGCACGGCCTTGGCCTTGAGCACGTGCTTGAGGCGGCTGACCGAGAACTTGAAGGAGTCGAAGTACTTGGCGTCGGGCCAGAAGTGCACGCTGGTGCCGGTATTGCGCTTGCCCACCGTGCCGATCACTTCCAGCTCGCTGGCCTTGAACCCGTCGGCGAAGCTCATCTGGTACTCGTTGCCGTCACGCTTGACGGTGACCACCACGCGGGTCGACAGGGCGTTGACCACGCTGATGCCGACGCCGTGCAGACCGCCGGAGAACTGGTAGTTCTTGTTGCTGAACTTGCCGCCGGCGTGCAGCTTGGTGAGGATCAGTTCCACACCCGGCACGCCTTCTTCGGGGTGGATATCCACCGGCATGCCGCGGCCGTCGTCGATCACCTCCAGCGAGTTGTCCTCGTGGAGGATCACCTGAATCGACTTGGCATGCCCGGCCAGCGCCTCGTCGACGCTGTTGTCGATGACTTCCTGAGCCAGGTGGTTGGGGCGGGTGGTGTCGGTGTACATGCCCGGGCGTTTGCGCACCGGGTCGAGGCCGGAAAGGACTTCAATGGCATCGGCGTTGTAGGCGTTCTGCTGGGCCATGGGCTCTCTTGTTCGTCAATTGGATACGGAAAAGTCGATATCACGCCAAAGTGTGGCGTTAATGCCGGCAAAAGCGAAGAGTATCGGCAGGCGTTCGGCGAAGCCCTGGAAGCCATGGTCGCCACCGGCCTGGATGCGCAGGGCGCAGCCGCGGTAGTAACGTTCGGCATCGCGGTAGTCGAGGGTTTCATCGCCGGTCTGCAGCCACACCTGATAGCGCGCCGGGTCGTTTGGCGGCGGCACTTCCAGTTCGGCCAGGGTGTGGATGTGGTCCTCGGTGAGGTCCCAGGTCTCGTCGCTGTAATAGTTCTTCTGCGGGCCCAGGTAGCCGTCGAAGCGCAGGTGCGGGCGCACCGCGGGGTTGATCAGCAACGCCTTGAGCCCGTGCTGCTCGGCCAGGTAGGTGGCGTAATAGCCGCCCAGGGAGCTGCCCACCAGCAGCGGCGCGCCAAGCTCGGCGACCAGCGCCTGCAACTGCAGCATGGCCTGGCGCGGATGATGATGCAGGGCCGGCACGCGCAACTGCTGCGCCAGGCCCAGGCGGGTCATGGCACCGCTCAACTGGCAGGCCTTGTGCGAGGCCGGCGAGCTGTTGAGGCCGTGGATATAGAGGATGGATGCGGTCATGGAGCGGGAGGCTACTACAAAAAGCGGCTATAAGCTGCAAGCCGCAAGCTACAAGAAAATGCAGGACGGCACCTGCCGGAACTGCGCATGGTGACGTGCGGCCTGGTGCGGCTCAGTAGCCCTTGACGCTGTAGTCGATCTCGAAGGTGATGCCGGTGACGCGCGAGACGCCGGTTTCCAGGGTGCCGTCGGCATGCAGGCGCAGCCAGCGGTAGCCGGGGGCTTCGCTGCCGACCTGGAATTCCTCGCTGCCGGGGGCGAACTGCACGCAGGTCGAGGGCGAGGCGAGCAGGCGCAGATTGCCGCGCTGCTGATCGAATTCCTGATGGACATGCCCCCAGAGCAGGGCGCGGGCCTGCGGGTGGCGGTCGAGCACGGCAAACAGGGCATCGGGGTTGCGCAGGCCGATGGGTGCCATCCACTTGCAGCCGATGGGCACCGGATGATGGTGCAGGCAGATCAGGTGATGACGCTGCGGTGCCTCGCTCAATGCCCGCTCCAGCAGCTCGAGCTGGCTGTCTGCGAGAAAGCCCGGTACGGCGCCGGGAATCGACGAGTCGAGCATGACGATGCGCCAGGCGCCCAGGTCGATCACCGGCTCCAGCAGGTCGCTGCCCTGGCAGGCGGCCTGCATCGGTGGGGTTTCGTCATGGTTGCCGGCCAGCCAGCGCGCCGGTGCGCCGATGGCCGCGGTGAGCTGGCGAAAGCGTTGGTAGGAGGCCTGGCTGCCATCCTGCGACAGATCGCCGGTGGCCAGGATCAGGTCGATCTGCGCTTGTTCCTGCTGCACCCGTTCGATCACCCGCTGCAGGCTGTCGCGGGTATCCATGCCCAGCAGCTTGCCGTCCGCTTCGGCGAACAGATGGCTGTCGGACAGCTGCACCAGCAGGACCGAGGAATCAGCGGAAGGGGTGGGCAGGCTCGGCAAGACCGTCTCCTAAGGCACAATCGAGTGAATTATGGTGGTTGCCGCGGTAAAGGGAAAACCCGGGAAGCGGACGCAGATCACAGAAAACAGCGCAACCTCGCGCTATCGGCCAGACGGGTCGAAGCTTGATCGGCCGATGCTGCCGTTCACTGCACCGGCAGGGCTTCGTGGCCGCAGGCCAGGCAGTGACTCAGCCACTCGCCGAGAAACAGGTTGAGCTGGCTCTTTTCGTCCGGCTGATGCATGGCCGCGTTCGGGTAAGGGTAACGAATGTGCAGGCGGCGGGCATTCTCGGCGCCGACCACTTCTGCCATGCGCGCGTCGTGGTAGACCCGCACTTCAAGCTGCGGCACCGGCAGCCAGGGCAGGCTGTGCTCCTGGCGGGCGCGCAGGGTGGTGGTGTAGGGGCAGGCTTCCAGCACTTCCAGGCTGAGGATGCCAAGCAGGTGGTCGCCCTGGCTCAGGGCCACGCGGCGTACCTGGTGATCGGTGCGCATGTTGGGCAACAGGCGCATCAGGCGCACGTAGTTGGCCTCGCAAGCCGCCTGCAGCTCGACCAGGTCGACCCGATAGCGCTCGCGCAACAGATTCACGACCACATTCCTCGTACTTCGTCTCGATTCAGGGCCAGCCACTGCAGGGCGATGATGCTCGCCGCGTTGTCGATGCGCCCGTCGCGTACGGCGGCCAGGGCATCTTCCAGGGCCATCACCTGCACGCGAATGTCCTCGCCTTCTTCAGGCAGGCCATGCACGCCGCCGGCGCCCTCGCTGCTGCAGCGCCCGACGAACAGATGCACGCGTTCGTCCGAGCCGCCGGGCGAGGGGTAATACTGGGTAATCGGCCACAGCGAGGTCAGGGTCAGATCGGCTTCCTCGACGGCTTCGCGACGGGCGACCTCCTCGGGTTCCTCGTCCTTGTCGATCAAGCCGGCGACCAGCTCCAGCAGCCAGGGGTTGGTGCTCTTGTCCATGGCGCCGACGCGAAACTGCTCGATCAGCACCACCTCGTCGCGCTGCGGATCGTAGGGCAGCACGCACACCGCGTCGTGACGCACGAACAGCTCCCGGGTGATGGAGGGGCCCATGTCCCCGGAGAACTGGCGATGGCGCAGCTTGATCCGGTCGAGCCGATAGAAGCCGCGAAAGCAGTTCTCGCGCGAGAGGATTTCGATGTCGTCGTTGCCCATATTGCCCCCAGATGGTCGTAACGGGCCAAACCGCGGCCCGTTACGCATCACACTAGCGAGCATCCGGCCCGCCGATCAAGCCTGGCTGACGGAAAACGCCTGCTCAGACCTTCTGGTACAGCTGACTGCCCTGTGCCTTGAACTCCGCCGCCTTGGCCTGCATGCCCTGTTCGGCGTCCAGGTCGACGGCGTCGATACGCTGTTCCTTAGCATAGTCGCGCACCTCCTGGGTGATCTTCATCGAGCAGAACTTCGGCCCGCACATGGAGCAGAAGTGCGCCACCTTGGCCGAGTCCTTGGGCAGCGTCTCGTCGTGGAAGGCACGCGCGGTGTCCGGGTCCAGGCCCAGGTTGAACTGGTCTTCCCAGCGGAACTCGAAGCGCGCCTTGGACAGGGCGTTGTCGCGAATCTGTGCGCCCGGATGACCTTTCGCGAGGTCAGCAGCATGCGCGGCGATCTTGTAGGTGATGATGCCGGTCTTCACGTCATCCTTGTTCGGCAGGCCCAGGTGCTCCTTGGGCGTGACGTAGCAGAGCATGGCGCAGCCGAACCAGCCGATCATCGCTGCGCCGATGCCGCTGGTGATGTGGTCGTAGCCGGGGGCGATGTCGGTGGTCAGTGGGCCGAGGGTGTAGAACGGCGCCTCGTCGCAGCATTCCAGCTGCTTGTCCATGTTCTCCTTGATCAGCTGCATCGGCACGTGGCCAGGGCCCTCGATCATGCACTGCACGTCGTGTTTCCAGGCGATCTTGGTCAGCTCGCCGAGGGTCTCCAGCTCGCCGAACTGCGCGGCGTCGTTGGCATCGGCGATGGAGCCGGGGCGCAGGCCGTCACCCAGGGAGAAGGACACGTCGTAGGCCTTCATGATTTCGCAGATGTCTTCGAAATGGGTGTAGAGGAAGTTTTCCTTGTGATGCGCCAGGCACCACTTGGCCATGATCGAGCCGCCGCGGCTGACGATGCCGGTGACGCGCTTGGCGGTCAGCGGCACGTAGCGCAGCAGCACGCCGGCGTGGATGGTGAAGTAGTCCACGCCCTGTTCGGCCTGTTCGATCAGGGTGTCGCGGAACAGCTCCCAGGTCAGGTCCTCGGCGATGCCGCCGACCTTCTCCAGCGCCTGGTAGATCGGCACGGTGCCGATCGGTACCGGCGAGTTGCGGATGATCCACTCGCGGGTCTCGTGGATGTGCTTGCCGGTGGACAGGTCCATCACCGTGTCCGAACCCCAGCGGATGCCCCAGGTCAGCTTGGCCACTTCTTCCTCGATGGAGGAGCCCAGGGCGCTGTTGCCGATATTGCCGTTGATCTTCACCAGGAAGTTGCGGCCGATGATCATCGGCTCCAGTTCCACGTGGTTGATATTGGCCGGGATGATGGCGCGGCCGCGGGCGACTTCGCTGCGCACGAACTCGGGGGTGATTTCCTTTGGGATCGAGGCGCCGAAGCTGTGGCCGGCGTGCTGTTCGTTGAGCAGGCCGGCTTCGCGGGCTTCGGCCAGCTTCATGTTCTCGCGGATGGCGACGAACTCCATCTCCGGCGTGATGATGCCTTTCTTGGCGTAGTGCATCTGGCTGACGTTGTGCCCGGCGCGGGCCCTGCGCGGGTTGCGCACGTGGGCGAAGCGCATGGCCGACAGCTCGGCATCGTTCAGACGGCGCTGGCCGAACTCGGAGGACAGACCCGGCAGCTTCTCGGTGTCGCCGCGATCCTCGATCCAGGCGCTGCGCACGTCGGCCAGGCCCTTGCGCACGTCGATGGTGACGTTCGGGTCGGTGTAGGGGCCGGAGGTGTCATAGACGGTGACCGGGGCGTTGATCTCGCCACCGAAGTCGGTCGGCGTCACGTCCAGGCTGATTTCGCGCATCGGCACGCGGATGTCCGGGCGCGAGCCTTGGACATAGACCTTCTGCGAACGGGGAAAGGGTTGTACCGACTGCTGATCGACCTGAGCCGATTCACTCAGGTTCTTTTGTTGTTGTGCGCTCATCAAGGCTCTCTCCAGATTAAATGTCGGAGGTAGAACCTGAGAGAAGAGGGCGAAGGCGCACCATGGGCGGTGCCGAGAGGACTCGCCGATATGCTGGCGAGGACATCTTGTTCCCTACGCAGGCCTTAACCTGATCAGGTTCAACGGGATCCGGCAGCTGCCAATCTCAGCCCCGCATATGGGGCACCCCGACAAGAACTCGGGCAGTCTAAACAAGCTGGTGGGAGAAAACCAACCCGGCGGTCAATAAAGGTCGACCCGTGCGTCGGAAAGCGACTGCCGTCGCCGCCGCTGAGGGATTGTTGCGGACGAGCAACATAGCTTGCCGCCAGCTAGACTTATGCCGCTTGCGGCGCTCTTGACCCTCGCCTGCGGCGCCCCGTAGCCTTGCCGATTACCGCCTATTCAAGGATTGACCTCCATGTTGCGCAGACTTTCCCTGGCTGTTGCTATTGCCGCTGCTTCGGTGGGCCTGGCCCAGGCCGAAGAGGCCCCGCTATCGAGCAAGACCGACCTGGTCACCGTGTATCAGGAAGCGGCGAGAAACAACGCCGATATCGCCGCCGCGCGCGCCGATTATCAGGCTCGCCGCGAAGTGGTACCGCAGGCCCGTGCCGGATTGCTGCCCAACCTTTCCGCTGGCGCCAACTACGGGGACACGCGCACCGAAGTCGATTCGCCGAGCGCCACCGTCTCGCGCAGCGGCCTGGTCTATCAGGCCAACCTCAGCCAGCCACTGTTCCGCGCCGATCGCTGGTTCCAGCTGCAGGCGGCCGAGGCCACCAGCGAACAGGCTGCTCTGGAACTGTCCGCCACCGAACAGAACCTGATCCTGCAGAGCGCCGAGACCTACTTCGCCGTGCTGCGTGCCCAGGACACCCTGGCTTCGACCAAGGCCGAGGAGGCGGCATTCAAGCGTCAGCTCGATCAGGCCAACGAACGTTTCGACGTCGGGCTTTCCGACAAGACCGACGTGCTCGAGGCGCAGGCCGGTTTCGATACCGCGCGTGCCAACCGCCTGCTCGCCGAGCGTGCCGTGGATGACGCCTTCGAAGCGCTGGTGACCCTGACCAACCGCGACTACCTGGCCGTCGAAGGGATCGTCCACACCCTGCCGGTGCTGGCGCCGACACCGAACGATGCCAAGGCCTGGGTCGATACCGCTGCAGCGCAGAACCTCAACCTGCAGGCCAGCCTGTATGCCGTCACGGCTGCCGAAGAGAACCTGCGCCAGCGCAAGGCCGGCCATGCGCCGACCCTGGACGCCGTGGCCAGCTATCAGAAGGGTGACAACGACAGCCTGGGCTTCACCAATTCCGGCGCCTTTGGTGCGCCGCGCTACAGCGGCGACGTCTCCCAGCGCTCCATCGGCCTGCAGCTGAACATCCCGCTGTACAGCGGCGGCCTGACCAGCTCCCAGGTGCGTGAGGCCTACCAGCGTCTGGGGCAGACCGAGCAGCTGCGCGAAAGCCTGCGTCGCCAGGTGGTGCAGAACACCCGCAACCTGTTCCGCGCAGTGAACACCGACGTGGAAACCG
Coding sequences:
- a CDS encoding esterase-like activity of phytase family protein — encoded protein: MRSLFLALGLLAGVVHAEPVVLEELKLQAEYPVEGINGGNLSGLALCGEIMWAVSDRDDDRLYQLQLDGSLLRAEAETFVAPEPPESALPWGLRMRNWAAGLVRGGKLDFEGLSCDAQGNRYLVSETRAAVLQVSSNGNAQWLNLPSGLVRQARASGMLLHFNQGFEGIAIDPAGERLWLAAEQRRRGLTVMHRRGSGWRCTGGCVLTSESGEEASPEALGGHMAPRDFSGLAYFGEKLFTLERQAHRICRRTLGDGEMDICWSFAGEALAEQRRYARTYGMAEALWIDKDGAWIGVDNGGQTRADGESRPLVWRLAAPKGGWSRRP
- the parE gene encoding DNA topoisomerase IV subunit B, giving the protein MAQQNAYNADAIEVLSGLDPVRKRPGMYTDTTRPNHLAQEVIDNSVDEALAGHAKSIQVILHEDNSLEVIDDGRGMPVDIHPEEGVPGVELILTKLHAGGKFSNKNYQFSGGLHGVGISVVNALSTRVVVTVKRDGNEYQMSFADGFKASELEVIGTVGKRNTGTSVHFWPDAKYFDSFKFSVSRLKHVLKAKAVLCPGLSVTFEDKAAGEKVEWHYEDGLRSYLVDAVSEFERLPAEPFVGSLAGNKEAVDWALLWLPEGGDAVQESYVNLIPTAQGGTHVNGLRQGLLDAMREFCEFRNLLPRGVKLAPEDVWERIAFVLSMKMQDAQFSGQTKERLSSREAAAFVSGVVKDAFSLWLNAHPETGLALAELAISNAGRRLKAGKKVERKKITQGPALPGKLADCAGQNPLRCELFLVEGDSAGGSAKQARDKEFQAIMPLRGKILNTWEVDGSEVLASQEVHDIAVAIGIDPGSSDLSGLRYGKICILADADSDGLHIATLLCALFVRHFRPLVDAGHVYVAMPPLYRIDQGKEIFYALDDAERDGILDRLVAEKRRGKPQVTRFKGLGEMNPPQLRETTMDPNTRRLVQLTLDDFEGTREVMDMLLAKKRAGDRKSWLETKGNLAEVLA
- a CDS encoding YqiA/YcfP family alpha/beta fold hydrolase, which produces MTASILYIHGLNSSPASHKACQLSGAMTRLGLAQQLRVPALHHHPRQAMLQLQALVAELGAPLLVGSSLGGYYATYLAEQHGLKALLINPAVRPHLRFDGYLGPQKNYYSDETWDLTEDHIHTLAELEVPPPNDPARYQVWLQTGDETLDYRDAERYYRGCALRIQAGGDHGFQGFAERLPILFAFAGINATLWRDIDFSVSN
- the cpdA gene encoding 3',5'-cyclic-AMP phosphodiesterase; the protein is MPSLPTPSADSSVLLVQLSDSHLFAEADGKLLGMDTRDSLQRVIERVQQEQAQIDLILATGDLSQDGSQASYQRFRQLTAAIGAPARWLAGNHDETPPMQAACQGSDLLEPVIDLGAWRIVMLDSSIPGAVPGFLADSQLELLERALSEAPQRHHLICLHHHPVPIGCKWMAPIGLRNPDALFAVLDRHPQARALLWGHVHQEFDQQRGNLRLLASPSTCVQFAPGSEEFQVGSEAPGYRWLRLHADGTLETGVSRVTGITFEIDYSVKGY
- a CDS encoding DUF1249 domain-containing protein, with translation MVVNLLRERYRVDLVELQAACEANYVRLMRLLPNMRTDHQVRRVALSQGDHLLGILSLEVLEACPYTTTLRARQEHSLPWLPVPQLEVRVYHDARMAEVVGAENARRLHIRYPYPNAAMHQPDEKSQLNLFLGEWLSHCLACGHEALPVQ
- a CDS encoding NUDIX domain-containing protein; this translates as MGNDDIEILSRENCFRGFYRLDRIKLRHRQFSGDMGPSITRELFVRHDAVCVLPYDPQRDEVVLIEQFRVGAMDKSTNPWLLELVAGLIDKDEEPEEVARREAVEEADLTLTSLWPITQYYPSPGGSDERVHLFVGRCSSEGAGGVHGLPEEGEDIRVQVMALEDALAAVRDGRIDNAASIIALQWLALNRDEVRGMWS
- the thiC gene encoding phosphomethylpyrimidine synthase ThiC, translated to MSAQQQKNLSESAQVDQQSVQPFPRSQKVYVQGSRPDIRVPMREISLDVTPTDFGGEINAPVTVYDTSGPYTDPNVTIDVRKGLADVRSAWIEDRGDTEKLPGLSSEFGQRRLNDAELSAMRFAHVRNPRRARAGHNVSQMHYAKKGIITPEMEFVAIRENMKLAEAREAGLLNEQHAGHSFGASIPKEITPEFVRSEVARGRAIIPANINHVELEPMIIGRNFLVKINGNIGNSALGSSIEEEVAKLTWGIRWGSDTVMDLSTGKHIHETREWIIRNSPVPIGTVPIYQALEKVGGIAEDLTWELFRDTLIEQAEQGVDYFTIHAGVLLRYVPLTAKRVTGIVSRGGSIMAKWCLAHHKENFLYTHFEDICEIMKAYDVSFSLGDGLRPGSIADANDAAQFGELETLGELTKIAWKHDVQCMIEGPGHVPMQLIKENMDKQLECCDEAPFYTLGPLTTDIAPGYDHITSGIGAAMIGWFGCAMLCYVTPKEHLGLPNKDDVKTGIITYKIAAHAADLAKGHPGAQIRDNALSKARFEFRWEDQFNLGLDPDTARAFHDETLPKDSAKVAHFCSMCGPKFCSMKITQEVRDYAKEQRIDAVDLDAEQGMQAKAAEFKAQGSQLYQKV
- a CDS encoding TolC family outer membrane protein, which produces MLRRLSLAVAIAAASVGLAQAEEAPLSSKTDLVTVYQEAARNNADIAAARADYQARREVVPQARAGLLPNLSAGANYGDTRTEVDSPSATVSRSGLVYQANLSQPLFRADRWFQLQAAEATSEQAALELSATEQNLILQSAETYFAVLRAQDTLASTKAEEAAFKRQLDQANERFDVGLSDKTDVLEAQAGFDTARANRLLAERAVDDAFEALVTLTNRDYLAVEGIVHTLPVLAPTPNDAKAWVDTAAAQNLNLQASLYAVTAAEENLRQRKAGHAPTLDAVASYQKGDNDSLGFTNSGAFGAPRYSGDVSQRSIGLQLNIPLYSGGLTSSQVREAYQRLGQTEQLRESLRRQVVQNTRNLFRAVNTDVETVQARRQSIISNQSALEATEIGYQVGTRNIVDVLDAQRQLYSAVRNYNDARYDYILNNLRLKQAAGTLSPADLEALGSFLKPDYNPDEDFLPPDLASAAESRLQGNPDF